One Procambarus clarkii isolate CNS0578487 chromosome 47, FALCON_Pclarkii_2.0, whole genome shotgun sequence genomic window, GGCTGGGTGTATACTGCTTGCTGGGGGGCTGGGTATACAATGCTTGCTGGGGGGCTGGGTGTATACTGCTTGCTAGGGGGGCTGGGTGTACACTGCTTGCTGGGGGGCTGGGTGTACACTGCTTGCTGGGGGGCTGGGCGTACACTGCTTGCTGGGGGGCTGGGTGTACACTGCTTGCTGGGGGGGCTGGGTGTTCACTGCTTGCTGGGGGGCTGGGTGTACACTGCTTGCTAAGGGGGCTGGGTGTACACTGCTTGCTGGGGAGCTGGGTGTACACTGCTTGCTGGGGGGCTGGGTGTACACTGCCTGCTAAGAGGGCTGGGTGTACACTGCTTGCTGGGGGCTGGGTGTACACTCCTTGCTGGCGGGGGGGGGCCTGGGTGTACACTGCTTGCTAGGGGGTGGATGTACACTGCTTGCTGGGGGCTGGGTGTACACTGCTTGCTAGGGGGGCTGGGTGTACACTGCTTGCTGGGGACTTGGGAGTTCACTGCTTGTTGGGAGCCTGGGAGTACACTGCTTGCTGGGAGCCTGGGAGTTCACTGCTGGGAGCCTGGGAGTACACTGCTTGCTGGGAGCCTGGGAGTTCACTGCTTGCTGGGGGCCTGGGAGTTCACTGCTTGCTGGGGGCCTGGGAGTACACTGCTTGCTGGGAGCCTGGGAGTACACTGCTTGCTGGGAGCCTGGGAGTACACTGCTTGCTGGGGGCCTGGGAGTTCACTGCTTGCTGGGGGCCTGGGAGTTCACTGCTTGCTGGGGGCCTGGGAGTACACTGCTGGGAGCCTGGGAGTACAATGcttgcttggggggggggactgggtgTACACTGATTGCTGGGAACCTGGGAGTACTCGGCTTGCTGGGAGCCTGGGTGTACACTGCTTGCTGGGAGCCTGGGTGTACACTGCTTGCTGGGAGCCTGGGTGTACACTGCTTGCTGGGGGGGCTGGGTGTGCACTGGTTACTAGGGGGGCCTGGATGTACACTGCTTGCTGGGGGGCTGGGTGTACACTGCTTGCTGGGAGCCTGGGTGTACACTGCTTGCTGGGGGGGCTGGGTGTGCACTGGTTGCTAGGGGGGCCTGGGTGTACACTGCTTGCTGGGGGGCTGGGTGTACACTGCTAGAGGGGCTGGGTGTACACTGCTTGCTGGGGGGATGGGTGTACACTGCTTGCTGGGGGGTGGGTGTACACTGCTTGTTGGGGGGTCTGGGAGTTCACTGCTTGCTGGGGGCCTGGGAGTACACTGCTGGGAGCCTGGGTGTACACTGCTTGCTGGGGGCCTGGGAGTACACTGCTTGCTGGGGGCCTGGGAGTACACTGCTTGCTGGGGGCCTGGGAGTACACTGCTTGCTGGGGGCCTGGGAGTACACTGCTTGCTGGGGGCCTGGGAGTACACTGCTTGCTGGGGGCCTGGGAGTACACTGCTTGCTGGGAGCCTGGGAGTACACTGCTTGCTGGGAGCCTGGGAGTACACTGCTTGCTGGGAGCCTGGGGGTACACTGCTGGGGGCCTGGGAGTACACTGCTTGCTGGGGGTCTGGGAGTACACTGCTTGCTGGGGGTCTGGGAGTACACTGTTTGCTGGGAGCCTGGGAGCACACTGCTTGCTGGGGGTCTGGGAGTACACTGCTTGCTGGGGGTCTGGGAGTACACTGCTTGCTGGGGGTCTGGGAGTACACTGCTTGCTGGGGGTCTGGGAGTACACTGCTTGCTGGGGGTCTGGGAGTACACTGTTTGCTGGGAGCCTGGGAGCACACTGCTTGCTGGGGGTCTGGGAGTACACTGCTTGCTGGGGGTCTGGGAGTACACTGCTTGCTGGGGGTCTGGGAGTACACTGCTGGGAGCCTGGGAGTACACTGCTTGCTGGGGGTCTGGGAGTACACTGCTTGCTGGGGGTCTGGGAGTACACTGCTTGCTGGGAGTACACTGCTTGCTGGGAGTACACTGCTTGCTGGGAGTACACTGCTTGCTGGGAGTACACTGCTTGTTGGGAGTACACTGCTTGCTGGGAGTACACTGCTTGCTGGGAGTACACTGCTTGCTGGGAGTACACTGCATGCTGGGCGTACACTGCTTGCTGGGAGGCGGGAGAGCAGCCGAACAGCGAGCTACCTGGTGAATACATCTCGGCTACTATATATCCTTGACCTTCATCGACTCAAATTGCTTTGCAATTGACATTCCCACCAGATCTCGCACAGGGCCACTGTGCCGTCTGTGAGCCAGGGTACCCGTCACGGGGGACGAACCCTGGGCCCGAGGGCGCTCTCGGCGTTATCTCAGAGTGCTGATCTGCGGATGATGCTCACAGCATCACTACGGGTGGGAAGGATATGATGCTCTCCCTCTCCATCCACGTCAGGGGCCGCTGcgtggtgtggtctggtcgttCAGGTCCGCTGCATGGCGTGGTCTGGTCGTTCAGGTCCGCTGCCTGGTGTGGTCTGGTCGTTCAGGtccgctgctgcctggtgtggtcTGGTCGTTCAGGtccgctgctgcctggtgtggtcTGGTCGTTCAGGTCCGCTGTATGGCGTGGTCTGGTCGTTCATGTCCGCTGTATGGCGTGGTCTGGTCGTTCAGGTCCGCTGCTGCCTGGCGTGGTCTGGTCGTTCAGGTCCGCTGCCTGGCGTGGTCTGGTCGTTCAGGTCCGCTGCCTGGCGTGGTCTGGTCGTTCAGGTCCGCTGCCTGGTGTGGTCTGGTCGTTCAGGTCCGCTGCTGCAAGGCGTGGTCTGGTCGTTCAGGTCCGCTGCATGGCGTGGACTGGTCGTTCAGGTACGCTGCTGCCTGGCGTGGTCTGGTCGTTCAGGTCCGCTGCCTGGCGTGGTCTGGTCGTTCAGGTCCGCTGCATGGCGTGGACTGGTCGTTCAGGTCCGCTGCTGCCTGGCGTGGTCTGGTCGTTCAGGTCCGCTGCCTGGCGTGGTCTGGTCGTTCAGGTCCGCTGCCTGGTGTGGTCTGGTCGTTCAGGTCCGCTGCTGCAAGGCGTGGACTGGTCGTTCAGGtccgctgctgcctggtgtggtcTGGTCGTTCAGGTCCGCTGCCTGGTGTGGTCCGGTCGTTCAGGTCCGCTGCATGGCGTGGACTGGTCGTTCAGGTCCGCTGCCTGGCGTAGTCTGGTCGTTCAGGTCCACTGCCTGGCGTGGTCTGGTCGTTCAGGTCCGCTGCATGGCGTGGACTGGTCGTTCAGGtccgctgctgcctggtgtggtcTGGTCGTTCAGGTCCGCTGCCTGGTGTGGTCTGGTCGTTCAGGtccgctgctgcctggggtggtcTGGTCGTTCAGGTCCGCTGcgtggtgtggtctggtcgttCATGTCCGCTGCCTGGTGTGGTCTGGTCGTTCAGGTCCGCTGCTGCCTGGCGTGGTCTGGTCGTTCAGGTCCGCTGCATGGCGTGGACTGGTCGTTCAGGTCCGCTGCTGCCTGGCGTGGACTGGTCGTTCAGGtccgctgctgcctggtgtggtcTGGTCGTTCAGGTCCGCTGCCTGGTGTGGTCTGGTCGTTCAGGTCCGCTGCATGGCGTGGACTGGTCGTTCAGGTCCGCTGCCTGGCGTAGTCTGGTCGTTCAGGTCCACTGCCTGGCGTGGTTTGGTCGTTCAGGTCCGCTGCATGGCGTGGACTGGTCGTTCAGGtccgctgctgcctggtgtggtcTGGTCGTTCAGGTCCGCTGCCTGGTGTGGTCTGGTCGTTCAGGtccgctgctgcctggggtggtcTGGTCGTTCAGGTCCGCTGCCTGGTGTGGTCTGGTCGTTCATGTCCGCTGCCTGGTGTGGTCTGGTCGTTCAGGtccgctgctgcctggtgtggtcTGGTCGTTCAGGtccgctgctgcctggggtggtcTGGTCGTTCAGGTCCGCTGCCTGGTGTGGTCTGGTCGTTCATGTCCGCTGCCTGGTGTGGTCTGGTCGTTCAGGTCCGCTGCTGCCTGGCGTGGTCTGGTCGTTCAGGTCCGCTGCGTGGCGTGGACTGGTCGTTCAGGTCCGCTGCTGCCTGGCGTGGACTGGTCGTTCAGGtccgctgctgcctggtgtggtcTGGTCGTTCAGGTCCGCTGCCTGGTGTGGTCTGGTCGTTCAGGTCCGCTGCATGGCGTGGACTGGTCGTTCAGGTCCTCTGCCTGGCGTAGTCTGGTCGTTCAGGTCCACTGCCTGGCGTGGTTTGGTCGTTCAGGTCCGCTGCATGGCGTGGACTGGTCGTTCAGGtccgctgcttcctggtgtggtcTGGTCGTTCAGGTCCGCTGCCTGGTGTGGTCTGGTCGTTCAGGtccgctgctgcctggggtggtcTGGTCGTTCAGGtccgctgctgcctggggtggtcTGGTCGTTCAGGTCCGCTGCCTGGTGTGGTCTGGTCGTTCATGtccgctgctgcctggtgtggtcTGGTCGTTCAGGtccgctgctgcctggtgtggtgTGGTCGCTCAGGTCCGCTGCCTGGCGTGGTCTGGTCGCTCAGGTCCGCTGCCTGGCGTGGTCTGGTCGCTCAGGTCCGCTGCCTGGTGTGGTCTGGTCGTTCAGGTCTACTGCTGCCTGGCGTGGACTGGTCGTTCAGGtccgctgctgcctggtgtggtcTGGTCGTTCAGGtccgctgctgcctggtgtggtcTGGTCGTTCAGGtccgctgctgcctggtgtggtcTGGTCGTTCAGGTCCGCTGcgtggtgtggtctggtcgttCAGGTCCGCTGcgtggtgtggtctggtcgttCAGGTCCGCTGCAAGGCGTGGTCTGGTCGTTCAGGTCCGCTGCTGCATGGCGTGGTCTGGTCGTTCAGGTCCGCTGCCTGGCGTGGTCTGGTCGCTCAGGTCCGCTGCCTGGCGTGCACTAATCGTTAACGTCGTACACTAATCGTTAACGTCGTGCACTAATCGTTAACGTCGTACACTAATCGTTAACGTCGTGCACCAGGTATGCCTGTGTTGGAGTCTCCGGTTAACCAACCAAAATAAATGAACAATGCAATTCCATCCCCGCACTGAAAACCGAAAACCATTTCATTAAGAGATATATATAGTCACTATAGATGCAATAGTTTTGAGGGAGACAGACAGGCGTATCTCGACCGACCTTGACTCATGACATCATTATAACAGAACCGAGAACTAATTGCAATTTAGATTTTGAATTTAGATTTATATCGCCATTTAGACGCGATATTTTGGTAAGCATGATTGGCaagctgttgacagtgtgggcgGGAAATATAAGTCATtcattggttatcttgaggttatcttgagacgatttcggggctaagcgtcctcgcggcccggtcttcgaccaggcctccttttttgttacacccaggaggcagcccgtagcagctgtctaactcccaggtacctatttacagcttggTAACAGGgtgatcagggtgaaagaaactgtgtccATTTGTTTACACcttcactggggatcgaacccggaacctgcgaatccgaagcgctgtccactcagttggcAGGCCCTGTAGTGGGCATTGGTGGGTATTGAACGATATTTTTGCTTTCCCTGTAACGAAATGTTTAGCTTCTAATCTAATAATATCTCGTATTGTAAGTCGCAGTTTTCACTAATCATTGCATAATATTCACTTCATTTCGTAACACTTATACTGTTCCCGTAGTCGAAACTATTCGCTAATTCCGCTTTTCGTTCAGTCGGATCTTCGAATTGGCGCGGACATTTACCTCTTGAGTGAAATGCTCTCTTAATGACTGATCTTGCTTCTTGAATCTTCACTTCTTGATTTTCCTTGATCGACCACTGCCTCTTGATGGACCATGCACCGCCTCTTGATCGACCACCGCCTCTTGATCGACCACCGCCTCTTGATCGACCACCGCCTCCTGACCGACCACCGCCTCTTGATCGACCACCGCCTCTTGACCGACCACCGCCTCTTGACCGACCACCGCCTCTTGATCGACCACCGCCTCTTGATCGACCACCGCCTCTTGATCGACCACCGCCTCTTGACCGACCACCGCCTCTTGACCGACCACCGCCTCTTGACCGACCACCGCCTCTTGACCGACCACCGCCTCTTGACCGACCACCGCCTCTTGACCGACCACCGACTCTTGACCGACCACTGACTCTTGATCGACCACCGCCTCCTGATCGACCACCGCCTCCTGATCGACCACTGCCTGTTGACCTCCGATATCCCACTCTCTCTTTCCCTATGTTAAAGAAATATAATGCGAGGAACGATCAGTTAATTACGCTGGCAACGCCCTAAGGGTGAAATTATCTGACGCATtttccccctttcccttccctaacctccccttccctccccttcccttcccctccagCATACTGAgaagatgaggtagagtgcaggaAGTGTCGGGAGCCTGAGACACGATGCGAGGCTGTTTACATGGGGGGATAAGTTTTTCGTTCGTGGTGGAAGGTAAATGTGTAGTGAGGGTGActatgagagagaaagaggagggaagagagagagagagagaggagagggagagaaacagaCGTTTCAGAGACGTCTCTTGGTTCgagtcctggccggggaggaatgTCTAGGCGCCAATCTTGAACTGTTCGCCTCTGTTCGCCCAGCAGTAATTGACTACCTGACTTGTCGACAAATTGACAAGTCGTGTCTGCCAcacagacggggggggggggggggcagacacagACGGGGGGGGGGCCAGACACAgacggggggggggcagacacagACGGGGGGGGGCCAGACACAgacggggggggggcagacacagACGGGGGGGCCAGACACAGACGGGGGGGGGGCCAGACACAgacggggggggggcagacacagacgggggggggggcagacacagACGGGGGCCCTGACACAGACGGGGGGGGGGCCAGACACAGACGGGGGGGCCAGACACAGACGGGTGCCCTGACACAgacggggggggggcagacacagACGGGGGGGGGGCCAGACAAAgacggggggggggcagacacagACGGGGGGGCCAGACACAGACGGGGGGGGCAGACACAGACGGGGGGGCCAGACACAGACGGGGGGGGGCAGACACAGACGGGGGGGCCAGACACAGACGGGGGGGGCCAGACACAGACGGGGGGGGGCAGACACAGACGGGGGCCCTGAcacagacgggggggggggccagacACAGACGGGGGGGCCAGACACAGACGGGTGCCCTGACACGGGGGCAGACACAGACGGGGGGGGCCAGACACAGACGGGGGGGGGCAGACACAGACGGGGGGGCCAGACACAGACGGGGGGGGCCAGACACAGACGGGGGGGGGCAGACACAGACGGGGGGGCAGAcacagacgggggggggggcagacacagACGGGGGGGCAGACACAGACGGGGGGGCAGACACAGACGGGGGGGCAGGCACagacgggtgggggggggcagacacAGACGGAGGGGGGCAGACACAGACGGAGGGGGGCAGACACATACGGGGGGGGCAGACACAGACGGGGGGGGCAGACACAGACGGGGGGGGGCAGAcacagacgggggggggggggggcagacacagacggggggggggcagacacagACGGGGGGGGCAGACACAGACGGGGGGGCAGACACAGACGGGGGGGGGCAGACACAGACGGGGGGGCAGGCAcagacgggtggggggggggggcagacacagACGGAGGGGGGGCAGACACAGACGGAGGGGGGCAGACACAGACGGGGGGGGCAGACACAGACGGGGGGGGCAGACACAGACGGGGGGGCAGAcacagacgggggggggggcagacacagACGGGGGGCAGGCACAGACGGGTGGGGGGGGCAGACACAGACGGAGGGGGGCAGACACAGACGGAGGGGGGCAGACACAGACGGGGGGGGCAGACACAGACGGGGGGGGGCAGACACAgacggggggggggcagacacagACGGGGGGGCAGACACAGATGGGGGGGCAGACACAgacggggggggggcagacacagACGGGGGGGGCAGACACAGACGGAGGGGGGCAGACACAGACGGGGGGGTGCCAGACACAGACGGGGGCAGACACAGACGGGGGCAGACTCTGGTACAAAAACAGAaccccctccccaccaaaaaaaaaaaactccacagACGCAAGTCACAGTAATGGAAGATGCCAAAGATGGTCTTGGCCAcaggagattatcttgaggttatcttgagatgatttcggggcttagcgtcccccacggcccggtcctcgaccaggcttccttattgttaccccccacccaccccccacccctcccaggaagcagcccgtagcaactatctaactcccaggtacttatttattactaggtgaacagaggcaacagggttaaagaagctctgcccatttgtttccgcctccccccggggatcgaacccggaacctcaggactacgaatcccgagtactgtccactcagctgacaGGCTTCTACAGGAGAGATCACATTGGTGTACATATCATACATAACAGAAGACCTTGTCGTTATGTACCTGCTGGCACACTAAACTATTGTCGTTGGTTACAGCTACGTACAGCATCTACCTAGACGTAGATGTACTGTACGTAGTACTGTATAGTACTGCCACAGCACCTATACCTAGGTAGATAATGTGAGCGGGGAAATGGCATCAATAAGCAGGAGACAGGGGAAAACTAATGGGAAGGCCGTAGACGGGTTAATTGAGAGCTCCCGTAGCTCCCTCGTGGTGCCTCAGGGAATGTCACCTCCACAAGTGGGGGGGTTTCCGTTCCCCTGACCGCGATAAtcaggggggttggggggggggaaggaatcgcGGACTCCTCCCCTGGGAAAATGAGTCAATACCCATCTTGTTTACCTGGAGTGCTTGCGAACTGAACGGATATATATGGCTCTGTGGGGGTTGAACGCTCTTATCGGCCGGTGTTAATATGGGTGGACATCTATAC contains:
- the LOC123763074 gene encoding uncharacterized protein, with the protein product MDHAPPLDRPPPLDRPPPLDRPPPPDRPPPLDRPPPLDRPPPLDRPPPLDRPPPLDRPPPLDRPPPLDRPPPLDRPPPLDRPPPLDRPPPLDRPPPLDRPPTLDRPLTLDRPPPPDRPPPPDRPLPVDLRYPTLSFPMLKKYNARNDQLITLATP